GATTGTCCCGCTAAGCATCCATCCCCGCCCGGGTAGGCAAGGCACTCCCACCCGGTCCGGCCCGGTGCGCTCCGAAAGCCTGCCAACTCCACGTTTCACGGTGCTGCCGGCGCCGCGATCGGACCTCCCGGTATGCCCTGTTTGGTGCCAAGTTTCCCGACTCATTCACCAGGCGTTATGATCGCGAGCACGACACTTAGTTGTGATTCACCTCACCGGCGCGAGGTGAGCAAGCAGGTGAAAGGCGGCCGATGGCCACACACTCGTACCGTCCAGGGTCGACAACGCCGCCGAATTCGGGCTCGCCGGTCTGGAACCATGCCTACGTCATTGCCGCTTTTCGCGCCGCCCTGATCGCCTTGGCGTTACTGGCGGTTCTCGCCGTCATCGCTTTGTCTTGAGTCCCGCCCACCGGGTGCCCGGGGATCGCCCCTAGGGTCGTTGTTGCGGCGCGCGCGGTCATGGAGCAGGGTTGACCTGTCAAGCTAGCGCCAGCCCGTCGCGTGGGAGCACCCACGCGAAAGACGCGTCGGACGATCATTTCATCGAAGGAAGGAATGCCGTGGCCGAATACACATTGCCGGACCTGGACTGGGACTACGGAGCACTGGAACCGCACATCTCGGGTCAGATCAACGAGCTGCACCACAGCAAGCACCACGCGACCTACGTCAAGGGTGCCAATGACGCCGTCGCCAAACTCGAAGAGGCACGCGCCAAGGACGACCATTCGGCGATTTTGCTGAATGAGAAGAATCTGGCGTTCAACCTAAGTGGTCACGTCAATCACACCATTTGGTGGAAGAACCTGTCGCCCAACGGTGGTGACAAGCCGACCGGCGAACTCGCCGCGGCCATCGACGACGCGTTCGGATCCTTTGACAAGTTCCGTGCGCAGTTCCACGCCGCCGCTACCACCGTGCAAGGATCGGGATGGGCGGCACTCGGCTGGGACACACTCGGCAACAAGCTGCTGATATTCCAGGTTTACGACCACCAGACGAACTTCCCGCTGGGTATCGTTCCGCTGCTGCTGCTCGACATGTGGGAGCACGCCTTCTACCTGCAGTACAAGAACGTCAAGGTCGACTTCGCCAAAGCGTTCTGGAATGTCGTGAACTGGGCCGATGTGCAGTCACGGTATGCGGCAGCGACCTCGCAGACCAAGGGTTTGATATTCGGCTGACTCCATTGCCGCAGGCTTGGTGCCCGAACTCGGGGGCCGCCCAGATAACGCCCTGCCTTTTGGCCGGACCTTTTATTTCCGCTCTGTGAACGCGGCCCAGAGGCGGCCGTGTCGAGTTGCAGGGCGCGTAAACCGCGCGCATGCTTGGCTATTCGAGCTACCATTTATCTCGAGCTACCAGCGTGGTTACTTCGGGCGGAAGCGGCGCGGAGGGGCGAGATGGATACCGGGTCAGGTGGGCCTATAGGGGTTGCCCCCTTCCATTCACGTGGTGCCCTGAAAGGGTTTGTGATCTCTGGGCGTTGGCCAGATTCGACCAAAGAGTGGGCCCAGCTGCTGATGGTCGCGGTTCGGGTCGCATCGTTGCCCGGGTTGCTCTCCACCACAACGGTGTTCGGTGCGCGCGAGGAGTTGCCCGACGAACCCGAGCCGGGGACGGTCGGTCTGGTACTGGCGGAGGGCACCGTCTTCGGTGAATCAGCAATCCAGCCAGGCTATTTCGCCGATCACCAGCCCCCGGCATTGCTGATGCTGCATCCCCCCTCGGAGACGACGCCGTCGCTGCCAGAATGTACTGGAGCGGCGTCGGGTTGCGTGCTGCTGCCCGGATTGCCGTATCTGGGATTGGAGCATCGCGCGGCTTGGGTGGAGGCTGAAGCGGACGGCACCATCACGTCAATGGTCAGCCGGGTCGGCGTCGACCCGATCAGCCATCCCGATACCGCAATTCTGGCGATGCTGCTTGCAGCATAAGGAAATTCGAACGAATTAGTTCGGGCGGCGAATCGC
The nucleotide sequence above comes from Mycobacterium decipiens. Encoded proteins:
- a CDS encoding superoxide dismutase, with the protein product MAEYTLPDLDWDYGALEPHISGQINELHHSKHHATYVKGANDAVAKLEEARAKDDHSAILLNEKNLAFNLSGHVNHTIWWKNLSPNGGDKPTGELAAAIDDAFGSFDKFRAQFHAAATTVQGSGWAALGWDTLGNKLLIFQVYDHQTNFPLGIVPLLLLDMWEHAFYLQYKNVKVDFAKAFWNVVNWADVQSRYAAATSQTKGLIFG
- a CDS encoding peptidase — encoded protein: MDTGSGGPIGVAPFHSRGALKGFVISGRWPDSTKEWAQLLMVAVRVASLPGLLSTTTVFGAREELPDEPEPGTVGLVLAEGTVFGESAIQPGYFADHQPPALLMLHPPSETTPSLPECTGAASGCVLLPGLPYLGLEHRAAWVEAEADGTITSMVSRVGVDPISHPDTAILAMLLAA